Sequence from the Candidatus Macondimonas diazotrophica genome:
CCTCGTCATCGGCATCCTCGCAGGCGAGCACGCGCAACCGCTCACCGTCGCCGAGCCGACTCCACAAACGCTTCTCGAACAGATGGTCGTTCTGGGCAATGAGCGTATTCGCCGCCTTGAGGATATAGCCGGTCGAACGGTAGTTCTGCTCCAGCTTGATCACCCTGAGCTGCGGAAAATCCTGTTGCAGGCGGTGGAGGTTCTCCGGCCGCGCGCCGCGCCAGGCATAAATCGACTGGTCGTCATCGCCCACCACGGTGAAACGCGCCATCGGCCCAACCAGCCACTGCAGCATCTGGTACTGAGCCGCGTTGGTGTCCTGATACTCGTCCACCAGCAGGTGATACACCCGATTCTGCCAGCGCTCGCGCAGACCGGGGTCTTCGCCGAGCAGGCGCACCGGCAATGCAATGAGATCGTCGAAATCGACTGCGTTGTAGGCGCGCAAGTGTCGCTCGTAATCGCCATAGAGACGCGCCGCCCGCAGGGCTTCCTCGTCCTCGGCGGTCGACAGGGCCGCCGCCGGCGAGACCAGTTCGCTCTTGAGTGCCGAGACACGCTGCTGCAGGCGTTGCAGTTCGGCATCGCCGACATCATTGTCCTGTCGGGTCAACTCGCGCAGCAGGGTGCGCACATCCCCGGTATCGAAGATGGAAAATCCGGCCTTGAGCCCGGCCGCCCGCGTTTCCTGCTGCAACAGACGCAGACCCAGACTGTGGAAGGTGCTGATCCAAGGCGGGCACGCCGGCCGGGTCCGCAGCAGGGCGTTGACCCGATCACGCATCTCCCGCGCCGCCTTGTTGGTAAAGGTGACCGCCATCACCTCGCGCTTCGAGCGCACGGGCTGCGCCAGTAGATACGCGATCTTGCGGGTGATCACCCCGGTCTTGCCGCTGCCGGCACCGGCCAGCACCAGCAGAGGGCTATCCAGATGATGCACGGCATCGTGCTGTTCGGGATTCAGGCGGGACATGGGTAAACCGGAAAGCGCACGGGCTGGCGGGGCAGCCTAACACCGCCCGCATCGCTCGAAAAGTGCCGTCTACCGACCGCATGCGATCGGGGACACACTCGACATCCGGATGCCGTGCTCGGCTTACGCGGCTATCGGCACGGGCCGATGGACCCGGTGATCACTCACCGTGTCGCGGGCTCATCCGGGCTTGAAACTTGCGCCGGACTTGCGCCGACTCAAATCAAGTGCGGCATGACCCTGCGCAGAACGTGCGGTCGCATAACTATCATGCCCCATGAGCTCGAACAACAGAAAGGAACGCGCCGTGACCTGATAGGATTTTCCAAAGACAAAGTCCGCGCGTATCTGCTCACACGGCGGGAGATGGGTATCGATCATCCGCTGCCAGGCGATCCCCCCAGCCACTTCCGGCAAGTGGAAAACGACCGGCTCATAGTGTGCGTTGAACACCATCAGCAAGGTCGCATCGTGACCCCGCTGGCGTATCCCCGTTACCTGCGCACGGCCGTCGAGCACTGCGCCGAAGCATTTCATGGCACCATCATCCCAATGCTCGACCTGCATTTCGCCGCCGGCGGCATTGATCCAGGTGACGTCCTTGATCCCCAGTTCTTCACTGTAGGCGCCGGTCAGAAAGCGGCTGCGCCGCAGGATGTGATAGCGGTGGCGCAAGCGGGTGAGCATCTTGACGAATTCGAGCAACGACTCACCCTTGCCGTCCAGCGCCCAATCCAGCCAGGTGATCTCATTGTCCTGGCAATAGGCATTGTTGTTCCCATGCTGGGTCCGGCCAAATTCATCGCCGGCGAGCAGCATCGGTGTTCCCTGCGACAACAGGAGCGTGGCCAGCATGTTGCGCATCTGCCGCTCGCGCAACGCGTTGACCGCCTCATCGTCGGTGGGCCCCTCGATCCCACAGTTCCAGGACCGGTTGTCCGACGCCCCATCCTGGTTGTTTTCGCCATTGGCCTCGTTGTGCTTGTCGTTGTAGGTCACCAGATCATTCAGGGTAAAACCATCATGCGCCGTGATGAAATTCACCGAGGCCCAAGGACGACGCCCCTGATAATTGAACATATCGCCCGAGGCACAAAGACGGGGCGCCAACGCGGCAGCGGAAGCCTCACCGCGCCAGTAATCTCGCACCGTATCGCGAAACTGGTCATTCCACTCGCCCCAGCCGGGCGGGAACGCACCGACCTGATACCCCCCCGGTCCACAGTCCCAGGGCTCGGCGATCAGCTTCACGGCGCGCAAGGTCGGATCCTGGCTGCAGGCCTTGAGAAAGCCGCTTTGATTGTCGAAGCCGTTCGGCTCGCGCGCGAGGATGGTGCCGAGGTCGAAACGGAAGCCGTCGACATGGGTCTGCTCCACCCAGTAGCGCAGGGAATCCATCACCATCTGCATGACGCGGGCGTGGCTTACGTTGAGCGTGTTGCCGGTCCCCGTATCGTTGATGTAATAGCGAGGCTGATCGGGCAGCAGGCGGTAGTAACTGGCATTGTCGATGCCCTTGAAGGATAGGGTCGGCCCCTTTTCGTTGCCTTCGGCCGTATGGTTGTAGACCACATCCAGAATCACCTCCAGACCGGCTTCATGGAACCGCGCAACCATCTCCTTGAATTCCCTAAGGGTCTGCTCGGGCTCGTAGGCATAACGGGTATCGGGCGCAAAAAAGCCAATGGAGTTGTAGCCCCAGTAATTGGTCAGGCCCTTTTCGAGCAGATGGTTGTCGTTGATGAAGGTGTGAATGGGCAGCAGTTCGACAGATGTCACGCCCAGCGTTTTGATGTAATCAAGCACCTCAGGAACGACCAGGCCGCCATAAGTTCCCCGCAGATGCTCGGGAACGGCGGGGTGACGCCGGGTATAGCCCCGCACATGCAGCTCGTAGATCACCGTCTGGTCAGCCGGCACCAAAGGTTTGCCATACTGCGACCGGAAGGTCCGGCCCGGTTGGCCATTCCAATCGAAATCGGGGTCGACGACGACGCACTTGGGCATGAACGGCGCACTGTCGCGCTCATCGAACGTCAGATCGTCTCCGGTCTCCATCCGGTAACCGAAAAGCGCAGGATTCCAGATCAGGGCGCCGGTATGCCCACAGGCATAAGGATCCAGCAGCAGCTTGTGGGGATTGAAGCGATGACCCGCATCGGGATCGTAGGGGCCATGGACACGATAGCCGTAAACCGTGCCCGGTCCGATGCCGGGCAGATAACCGTGCCAGATCTGGTCGGTATGCTCGGGCAGCTCAACGCGGGTGAGTTCCTGCTTGCCCTTCGCATCGAACAGACAGAGTTCCACCTTGGTGGCATGCGCCGAAAACAGCGCGAAATTGGTACCCTTGCCATCCCAGGTCGCGCCACAGGGAAACGGAAGTCCTTCCTTGATATCGATCGACTTGGATTTGTTCATCGTTTTCGCACCTGGATGAAGATATTGAGGACACTCACGAATCCATGCCCGCCAGCAGACCGGCCCAGCAGATCAGCGGGATAAACGGCGTGAACCGGAACAGCGAGATTGGGGCGCATCGGTGTGGCGGATGTCCCCGATCGCAGATGAGACCGGAAAAGGACGTCTGCGGTTCACGCTTTTGGCGTTGAGATCGCATCGCCGCCCACCGCATGCCATCGGAGGATCAAGATGCTCACGGACGATCATACCCGCGGTGTACACCTGACGCTGCTGCGCCATGGTGAACCCCAAGGCGGGGCGCTGTATCGGGGACGCCGCGACGATCCGTTGAGCCCGGCCGGCTGGACCCAGCTGCAGGCGGCAACGGCCCAGCCCACCCGCTGGTGCGGCATCGTCACCTCGCCGCTGCAGCGCTGCGCGGCGTTTGCGCAGACCCTGGGCGAGGAGCGCGACATTCCCGTCTACCTCGAACCCCGCCTCCAGGAACTGGATTTCGGCCGCTGGGAAGGGCGGACTGCCGAGGTCATCCTGGCTGAGGATCACGCGCAGCTGACCGCGTTCTGGAGCGACCCGGTGCGACATCCGCCGCCGCAAGGGGAAACGATGGAAGCGTTTGCCGAACGCATCAACGCGGCCTTTGTGGACTGGCAAGAACGCATGCGCACGGGCCCGTGGCTTTGGGTCGTTCACGGCGGCGTGATCCGGGTCCTGCTGACCCAGTTGCTGGGCATGCCGCTCGAGCACTTGCTGCGAATCGAGGTGCCCTATGCCTGTCGATCGACCGTGATCCTGGGCGATGGGGCGCCGCGCCTACTGGCCCACGGCGCCCTCGTCAATGAATGACTTGCGCCTGGCCCTCGGTTTCCTCACGCGTCTGCCGGTCCGCGCCACAGACCACGGATCCGCGGCCGTGGGACGCTCACTCGCCTGGTATCCGCTCGCCGGCGCGCTGATCGGCGCCTTGCTCGCAGCGGCCGCAGGCCTGCTTGCGCTCGGCTTTCCCGCCGCGCCGGGCGTCGGTGCGGCCCTGGTGGTGACGCTCTGGGTCTGGTTGAGTGGGGGACTGCATCTGGATGGATTGGCCGATACCGCCGATGCGGCGGCTGCGGGGGGCGATCGGTCCCGTCACCTTGCCATCATGAAGGATCCGCGCTCGGGACCGGCGGGTGTGGTCGCCGTCGTTCTGCTGCTGCTCACCAAGTACGCCGCCCTGGCCAGCCTGCTGGAAGCCGGCCGTGCCGCAAGCGCGCTACTGATCGCACCCATCATCGGCCGCGCTCTGGTGGTCGCCGCCTTTCTGACCACGCCCTATGTGCGTGCGGGTGGCCTGGGAGACGCGCTTGCACACCAGCATTCGCGCAGCACCTGCCAGGCCGCACTTGGCCTCTCGCTGCTGGCGATCCTTGCCCTGGGCGGCACCGCCGGCGCGCTGAGCCTGCTGCTCGCCGGCGCCTGCTTCGGGCTTTGGCGGCGCTGGAACCTGCGTCGATTGGGTGGCTTTACCGGTGATCCCGCCGGTGCCTTGGTGGAGACGAGCGAAGCGCTGGTCCTGATCGCCGGTGCCACGCTGCTGCGATGACGTCGAACCGATCAAGGCTGCGGGACGCGGCGTAGGTCCACATCCATAGCCTCGGACTGACCGGCCTCGGGCCCGGCCAAGGGCTCAATCCGCCGGGACCGTGCGCCCCTGCGCCCAATCACGAAGCGCCTGCACCGACTCGGCCATGACCTGGGCGAGCGGCCGCGTTCCGGCAATGGCTCGCGCCATGTCGTCCTGGCGCGCCGAGCGCTCCGCGGCAGCCGCGCCGTAACAGGCCGAGACCACGGCCTGCTCGATCTCGGCGCCGGAGAAACCCTCGCTGACCCGAGCCAGTTCAGCACAGTCGAAGCCCGCCGGGTCAAGTGCACGCTTGCGCAGCTGGATTGCGAAGATGTCCGCCCGCACCGCGGCATCGGGCAGATCGACGAAAAAGATCTCGTCCAACCGCCCCTTGCGCATCAGTTCAGGGGGAAGCTGCTCGATCGCGTTGGCGGTGGCGGCGACGAACACCGCGGCCGACCGTTCGGCGAGCCAGGTAAGCAGGGTGCCGAGCATGCGCCGCGAGGTGCCGCCATCGTCCCCGCCGCTCGCCAGCGCCTTTTCGATCTCGTCGATCCACAGCACGCAGGGCGCCATGTGTTCGGCCAGGTCAAGGGCGCTGCGCAGATTGCGTTCGGACTCGCCGTAATACTTGTTGTAGAGCGTGCCCATGTCGAGCCGCAGCAGGGGAACGCCCCAGGCCCCAGCGACCGCGCGCGCCGCCAGGCTCTTGCCGCTGCCCTGCACGCCCAGCAGCAGCACCCCGCGCGGCGGTGGCAGACCGGCGGAAAAGCCGCGGCCGAGAAAAGCGGCCTGCCGCTCGGCCAGCCAGGCCTTGAAGCGCCGCAGACCACCCACATCATCGGGACGCGCCGTTTCGAGTTCAAAGTGCACCGCGCCGGACAAATCGAGCAATTCGAATCGCGCCTTGTTGAGGCGCGGCAGGTCGGCCTCGGTGAGCGCACCGTCATCCCAGATCGCGCTACGCACCAGCCGCCGGGCATCCTGTTCGGGTACGCCGCGCAGGTTCTGGATGATCCGTTGCAATTGGCGTCGGCCACTGCGCACCCGCGCCCCGCGATGGGCGGCGCTCCAGGATTGTGCTTCCTCGCGCACCAG
This genomic interval carries:
- a CDS encoding AAA family ATPase; amino-acid sequence: MPDVRDLGLILDSGVPLVVIETHEEQRVLELVTRLAIARDWTMFSWSATAGLRREPADPETPPIVGTRKPEGVLTHIREAAAAGLYVLFDFHPYLADAPLMVRLLRDIAQQRLPRPLHLLLVGPRCELPEELHRLSARFVMRLPDAAALERLVREEAQSWSAAHRGARVRSGRRQLQRIIQNLRGVPEQDARRLVRSAIWDDGALTEADLPRLNKARFELLDLSGAVHFELETARPDDVGGLRRFKAWLAERQAAFLGRGFSAGLPPPRGVLLLGVQGSGKSLAARAVAGAWGVPLLRLDMGTLYNKYYGESERNLRSALDLAEHMAPCVLWIDEIEKALASGGDDGGTSRRMLGTLLTWLAERSAAVFVAATANAIEQLPPELMRKGRLDEIFFVDLPDAAVRADIFAIQLRKRALDPAGFDCAELARVSEGFSGAEIEQAVVSACYGAAAAERSARQDDMARAIAGTRPLAQVMAESVQALRDWAQGRTVPAD
- a CDS encoding histidine phosphatase family protein encodes the protein MLTDDHTRGVHLTLLRHGEPQGGALYRGRRDDPLSPAGWTQLQAATAQPTRWCGIVTSPLQRCAAFAQTLGEERDIPVYLEPRLQELDFGRWEGRTAEVILAEDHAQLTAFWSDPVRHPPPQGETMEAFAERINAAFVDWQERMRTGPWLWVVHGGVIRVLLTQLLGMPLEHLLRIEVPYACRSTVILGDGAPRLLAHGALVNE
- a CDS encoding adenosylcobinamide-GDP ribazoletransferase, yielding MNDLRLALGFLTRLPVRATDHGSAAVGRSLAWYPLAGALIGALLAAAAGLLALGFPAAPGVGAALVVTLWVWLSGGLHLDGLADTADAAAAGGDRSRHLAIMKDPRSGPAGVVAVVLLLLTKYAALASLLEAGRAASALLIAPIIGRALVVAAFLTTPYVRAGGLGDALAHQHSRSTCQAALGLSLLAILALGGTAGALSLLLAGACFGLWRRWNLRRLGGFTGDPAGALVETSEALVLIAGATLLR
- the glgX gene encoding glycogen debranching protein GlgX; translated protein: MNKSKSIDIKEGLPFPCGATWDGKGTNFALFSAHATKVELCLFDAKGKQELTRVELPEHTDQIWHGYLPGIGPGTVYGYRVHGPYDPDAGHRFNPHKLLLDPYACGHTGALIWNPALFGYRMETGDDLTFDERDSAPFMPKCVVVDPDFDWNGQPGRTFRSQYGKPLVPADQTVIYELHVRGYTRRHPAVPEHLRGTYGGLVVPEVLDYIKTLGVTSVELLPIHTFINDNHLLEKGLTNYWGYNSIGFFAPDTRYAYEPEQTLREFKEMVARFHEAGLEVILDVVYNHTAEGNEKGPTLSFKGIDNASYYRLLPDQPRYYINDTGTGNTLNVSHARVMQMVMDSLRYWVEQTHVDGFRFDLGTILAREPNGFDNQSGFLKACSQDPTLRAVKLIAEPWDCGPGGYQVGAFPPGWGEWNDQFRDTVRDYWRGEASAAALAPRLCASGDMFNYQGRRPWASVNFITAHDGFTLNDLVTYNDKHNEANGENNQDGASDNRSWNCGIEGPTDDEAVNALRERQMRNMLATLLLSQGTPMLLAGDEFGRTQHGNNNAYCQDNEITWLDWALDGKGESLLEFVKMLTRLRHRYHILRRSRFLTGAYSEELGIKDVTWINAAGGEMQVEHWDDGAMKCFGAVLDGRAQVTGIRQRGHDATLLMVFNAHYEPVVFHLPEVAGGIAWQRMIDTHLPPCEQIRADFVFGKSYQVTARSFLLFELMGHDSYATARSAQGHAALDLSRRKSGASFKPG